One genomic window of Nicotiana sylvestris chromosome 10, ASM39365v2, whole genome shotgun sequence includes the following:
- the LOC104226879 gene encoding uncharacterized protein → MNLDSTCGDSCMARTYTEIQTLLNNFSTNDNNWQEDEEPRRTLKQRAAGVIELDDFSAMRAGIAKGRAENKDDKYRKEIEVRPPPLFPQRLQKSKDNSKYKTFLDILSQVRVNLPLIEVLQEVSKYAKYLRDIVANKKRLTKFETVALTEEWNARVQSKLPPKLKDPSCFTIPLAIGKHEVGKALCNLGANINLMPLSMFKQLNFGAPRPITITLHLADRSLAVPEGIIEDVLLRVRKFIFPADFIIHDYMADEEVPIILGQPFLATGGALIDVREGKLKVRVHDEEITFNVYKALNLPKHYEDLCMISMVESKLIEQGPYVESTCMKKKIELEEVVLRAECIKVKEKRVREERGDPPRARKKTKLHGKRRKRKCLA, encoded by the exons ATGAATCTCGATTCAACCTGTGGAGATAGTTGCATGGCTAGGACGTACACTGAAATCCAAACCCTGTTGAACAATTTCAGTACTAACGATAACAATTGGCAAGAAGACGAGGAACCACGGAGAACACTTAAACAAAGAGCAGCGGGTGTTATTGAGCTTGATGATTTCTCAGCCATGAGAGCAGGTATAGCAAA AGGTAGAGCTGAAAATAAAGATGATAAATATAGGAAGGAGATAGAGGTAAGGCCACCACCACTATTTCCTCAAAGGTTACAAAAGTCGAAAGATAATTCCAAGTACAAAACATTTTTAGATATCTTAAGCCAGGTGCGGGTGAATCTACCTTTGATAGAAGTGCTACAAGAAGTTTCTAAATATGCCAAGTACTTGAGAGACATTGTGGCCAATAAAAAAAGGTTGACAAAGTTTGAAACTGttgcacttactgaggagtgGAATGCTAGAGTACAGAGTAAGCTCCCGCCTAAGTTGAAGGATCCTAGTTGTTTTACAATCCCCTTGGCGATTGGAAAACACGAGGTTGGTAAAGCCTTGTGCAATTTGGGAGCAAACATTAATTTAATGCCACTATCAATGTTCAAGCAGCTCAATTTTGGAGCCCCCAGGCCTATTACTATAACTCTACATCTAGCGGATCGATCATTAGCGGTGCCTGAAGGAATTATTGAAGATGTACTGTTGCGAGTGAGGAAGTTCATCTTTCCCGCCGATTTCATTATTCATGACTACATGGCCGATGAGGAGGTTCCAATTATTTTGGGGCAACCATTCTTGGCTACTGGAGGGGCACTTATTGATGTGAGGGAGGGCAAGCTAAAGGTGAGAGTGCATGATGAAGAAATCACATTTAATGTGTACAAGGCACTTAACCTTCCTAAGCATTATGAGGATTTGTGCATGATCTCTATGGTAGAATCAAAATTGATAGAGCAAGGTCCTTATGTGGAGTCTACATGcatgaaaaagaaaatcgagtTAGAAGAAGTGGTCTTGCGAGCTGAATGTATAAAGGTAAAAGAGAAAAGGGTCAGGGAGGAAAGAGGAGATCCTCCTAGAGCGCGCAAAAAGACAAAACTCCATGGAAAAAGGAGGAAGCGAAAGTGCCTAGCCTGA